From Papilio machaon chromosome 2, ilPapMach1.1, whole genome shotgun sequence, the proteins below share one genomic window:
- the LOC106709040 gene encoding C-type mannose receptor 2-like codes for MDYMWAHAFKTFYRLHDLATNWQQARQICEAEGTSLLVPGSLEEMENLKLLISNMKAHYTAIFIGIHDQFSEGDFVTIKGEPITGTVLELLWADGRPDNGNDTEDCVVMTREGLFDDRPCYDIYPFVCKILGNESRFNDKCEGYDMGYVLHENGKCYKFHSEPLAWYDAYHVCMLEEGSLCVINSAEEASLVVSMLGEHLNNNAPDSHILHIGFTDLMFPFQYRTITGETLEEAGYSSWSPLQESIRKLRNYRCGALSRTGFLKTTSCLNPAMFLCEKSKKSTSE; via the exons ATGGACTATATGTGGGCTCATGCATTTAAAACGTTTTACCGACTGCATGATTTGGCTACAAACTGGCAACAAGCTCGGCAGATCTGCGAAGCAGAGGGCACATCTCTCCTCGTTCCCGGATCTCTAGAGGAAATGGAAAACCTTAAACTTCTCATCAGTAATATGAAAGCCCACTACACTGCTATTTTCATTGGAATACATGACCAATTTTCAGAAGGTGACTTCGTTACTATCAAAG GAGAACCTATAACAGGAACAGTATTAGAATTACTTTGGGCAGACGGTCGACCAGATAACGGAAATGACACTGAAGATTGTGTTGTCATGACAAGAGAGGGGCTCTTCGATGACAGACCCTGCTATGACATATATCCGTTTGTTTGCAAAATTCTAGGCAACGAAAGCAGATTCAATGATAAGTGCGAAGGATATGATATGG GTTATGTACTTCATGAAAACGGAAAATGTTACAAGTTTCACTCAGAACCGTTAGCGTGGTATGACGCTTACCACGTCTGTATGTTAGAAGAAGGCAGCCTTTGCGTCATCAACTCAGCAGAGGAGGCCAGTCTCGTTGTCAGTATGCTCGGTGAACATCTCAACAACAATGCTCCTGACTCTCACATTTTGCATATCGGCTTTACTGATTTAATGTTTCCTTTTCAATACAGAACTATAACAG GTGAAACGTTAGAAGAAGCAGGATATTCCTCATGGAGTCCATTACAGGAAAGTATAAGAAAGCTAAGGAACTACAGATGCGGGGCACTTTCGAGGACAGGTTTCCTCAAAACTACGTCATGCTTAAATCCGGCTATGTTCTTGTgtgaaaaatcaaaaaaatctacttctgaataa